Genomic DNA from Lepeophtheirus salmonis chromosome 9, UVic_Lsal_1.4, whole genome shotgun sequence:
TCAATAACTCGGGAACGCCTCATcgtaataaattcaaattttggcaGGGAAGTTTTTACAATGATTTGACCCGGAGTTCCTCATTTTGTATGTCTGCCAAATATCCTTACAAGATACAGAGTGAAGTTTctacttattttcttcttctcatagacgcttgcagctaatttaattaaactttaagtCAGCTAAACATacattagtcaaataattgggATTAATGTGtcctttttcagtttctttattcttttacaAACCAAAAAAGAGTTACGATTTGTAACCCTACATATTTCCTATGATTATTTTACCTCTAATTTATGTAGTGgatttatatatagatgtataACTTGATCTAGGAGCCTCTTTTTGTGGCttttatttattcctaattttgtttcaagctttaaataatacatatatatagaccATATGTTTATTGTATTAAGTATTGATTGGCTAATTAATGAACCAACGTAACGTGAAATATCATTACTATGAATCGCATGCTAGGATGTGATTCTCTCTTTTTCTAACTTTCAATGAAgcatatattcttttaattaccAATATTACATGTAAACATCctaattttaaaagaactaaaatataaatcatcttAATTGTACCTGCctttattaaagtatattttctttttcatttctaaaatgtCAAACATAGTAAGTATTGAAAATCCGACTGAGGGTCAAATCGATCCAAGGATTTAGTGATGTCCGTATGATTTGGGTTGATGATGTGAGATTCCATATTCGTATGAGGGTTCGGCCTTATGCATGTGATTGTGAGGACGGTGGACATGAACATAGCTGTCGGATTGATGAGGATGTCCATATGAGGGTTCAGTCTCACGCTTGTGTACGGAATGCCCATAAGAAGAAGGATGATGAATACTGTAACCATAGCTGGTAGCATGTCCATAAGAGGGCTCGGCCTCCCGCTTGTGATAATGAGGTCGGTGAACAAGTACATAACTATAAGAGTGGCCATAGGAAGGTTCAGCATCTCTTTTATGGTAATGCCCATGATTAGGAAATCCATAGCGGACGTGAACGTAAGAATGAGCAACGGGATATCCAGGCTCTGCACTTGAGATTGAAACCAAAGCAAGGAAACtaatctgtaaaataaaaaaaggatattcaaGGATGATTTGTGATTCACACAGTATAACTTACAAGGGTTGATTTAACTGCCATGATGAATGAATCAAGCTCAGCTAATTGATTGGTTGAGTTTCTATCGTGGAACTGTGTCTTTATCGGAGTATACAAGCTCTTTTATAGAAGAAGATGAATGAACCCATCCGTCCTATTGAGAAGGGCCTACACCTCTTCTTCTTTGACTTGATATCCCTCCTCTATAATACCTAGTAGGTATTATTTTTACACTAGTGGTTGAACCACATATTGTAACGTAATGATGGTaggtttaaaattaataagtcGGATAACGAGATGAACAAAACCAACAAAGaagcaattttttcttccaatttacaaaatacatttaatatttatggtaATAATCTAAAAGAACCACAGAGTAATGATTAAAAATCCACGTGATGATGAATGAATGGAAGCTCTGATTGTTGAGTTGATACATTTTTCTAAGCTagaaaatcacttaaaaaattgtgataaaCAAAGATTTTGACTTAAGACTCGAGACTTGCAACTCAACTTGGATTTAAGTCCATAGTTTGAATAATTGAAACTAGAATTGATCACTTAATCAAAGATTCGATGC
This window encodes:
- the LOC121124671 gene encoding uncharacterized protein; amino-acid sequence: MAVKSTLISFLALVSISSAEPGYPVAHSYVHVRYGFPNHGHYHKRDAEPSYGHSYSYVLVHRPHYHKREAEPSYGHATSYGYSIHHPSSYGHSVHKRETEPSYGHPHQSDSYVHVHRPHNHMHKAEPSYEYGISHHQPKSYGHH